One Hymenobacter volaticus genomic region harbors:
- a CDS encoding Crp/Fnr family transcriptional regulator, whose protein sequence is MEHIRKAFLPVMSPRYSQILANVARHVLLTPEEAADFIQLLGTQQVASGDHLLVAGARAPCLWFVVSGCVRTYATDAEGREHNLAFSTEGWWCTDSASFFDGGRAKLTLQALEETDLLSLSLSDLENLCIQVPKFERFFRLLSQKGYQLLERRLGAMLRLTAEARFIRFHQQYPRLLNRVAQKHIASYLGITPEFLSMLRRKHTSPARS, encoded by the coding sequence ATGGAACACATTCGTAAAGCTTTCTTACCCGTCATGTCCCCTAGGTATTCGCAGATACTAGCTAATGTCGCCCGCCACGTCCTGCTAACACCCGAAGAGGCCGCCGACTTCATCCAGCTGCTCGGCACGCAGCAGGTAGCCAGCGGTGACCACTTACTCGTTGCGGGCGCGCGCGCGCCCTGCCTCTGGTTCGTGGTGAGCGGCTGTGTCCGTACCTATGCGACCGATGCCGAGGGGCGAGAACACAACCTCGCCTTCTCCACCGAAGGGTGGTGGTGCACCGACTCGGCCAGCTTTTTCGATGGCGGCCGGGCCAAGCTGACCCTGCAAGCCTTAGAAGAGACTGACCTGCTTTCTCTTAGCCTGTCCGACCTGGAGAACCTGTGCATCCAGGTGCCCAAGTTTGAGCGCTTCTTTCGGCTCCTCTCTCAAAAGGGCTACCAGTTGCTGGAACGCCGACTGGGGGCGATGCTGCGCCTGACGGCCGAGGCACGATTTATCCGCTTCCATCAACAGTACCCCCGCCTGCTCAACCGCGTGGCGCAAAAGCATATTGCTTCTTACCTCGGGATCACGCCCGAGTTTTTGAGCATGTTGCGCCGTAAACACACGAGCCCGGCACGTTCTTAA
- a CDS encoding Crp/Fnr family transcriptional regulator, whose product MVETFRNYLTARGSFTDAELEQIEAVTIVKKLKRRQFLLHEGEVCRHMAFVVSGFMRLYRTDAYAVEHIIRFATENWWISDHESFHNGQPAKGAVDALEDTHLLLWSRENWDLLKKEIPAFNALQTQLISRTFDAQIDRLYAAISRSPEERYHAFVKAFPGFYQRVPLHMIASYLGVSRKTLGRIRKQADSG is encoded by the coding sequence ATGGTTGAAACGTTCCGAAATTATTTAACCGCGAGAGGCTCCTTTACCGACGCCGAACTCGAGCAGATTGAAGCAGTTACGATCGTCAAGAAATTAAAGCGACGGCAGTTTTTATTGCACGAAGGCGAGGTGTGCCGCCATATGGCCTTTGTCGTGAGCGGTTTCATGCGGCTTTACCGCACCGATGCGTATGCGGTAGAACACATCATCCGCTTTGCCACGGAGAACTGGTGGATCAGCGACCACGAAAGTTTTCACAACGGGCAACCAGCCAAAGGAGCTGTTGACGCGCTGGAAGACACTCATTTGTTGCTGTGGTCCAGAGAAAATTGGGACCTGCTCAAAAAGGAAATTCCCGCCTTCAACGCCCTGCAAACCCAATTGATAAGCCGCACGTTTGATGCCCAAATTGACCGGCTCTATGCGGCCATCAGCCGCAGCCCGGAAGAACGGTACCACGCGTTTGTAAAAGCCTTTCCTGGTTTTTATCAACGGGTGCCTTTACATATGATTGCTTCCTATTTAGGGGTATCCCGCAAAACCCTGGGTCGTATCCGCAAGCAGGCTGATTCCGGTTAA
- a CDS encoding DUF2911 domain-containing protein has product MKHFFTGLLLALLLGLAARKAHAQTKLVLPQVSPAVTIRQAFSTSFVELRYCRPSLKGRQAFGGLVPYGQVWRTGANTATKIRLGEAMQVGGQAVPAGTYSLFTIPGKTDWTIILNRDTAQWGAYEYNQQLDVVRIIAHATMLAVPHESLTLTLENVRPTAADLTLSWEHTQVSISLLAHPDALILNQIQEAMQGEKKPYFTAALYYYHSNQPNLTPAVGWLDAFLKAHLDSASDQYEGYYWKAKLLQKQGKKQEAVAAARQSLQWIKADKNEVAKAEYTLLNQQLLSEVGAKL; this is encoded by the coding sequence ATGAAACACTTTTTCACCGGGTTGCTCCTGGCTCTGTTACTAGGGCTGGCCGCTCGTAAGGCCCACGCCCAAACCAAGCTCGTGCTGCCGCAGGTGAGCCCCGCGGTCACGATTCGCCAGGCGTTTTCCACCTCGTTCGTCGAGTTGCGCTATTGCCGCCCCTCGCTGAAGGGACGCCAGGCCTTTGGTGGACTGGTTCCCTATGGCCAGGTATGGCGCACGGGGGCCAATACGGCCACCAAAATCCGTTTGGGCGAAGCGATGCAAGTGGGCGGCCAGGCTGTACCAGCTGGTACGTATTCACTGTTCACCATCCCGGGCAAAACCGACTGGACGATCATTCTTAACCGCGACACGGCCCAGTGGGGGGCGTATGAGTACAACCAACAGCTCGATGTCGTGCGCATTATCGCCCACGCTACCATGTTAGCCGTACCGCACGAAAGCCTGACGCTCACCCTGGAAAACGTGCGCCCCACGGCGGCGGACCTCACCCTGAGCTGGGAGCACACCCAAGTCAGTATTTCGTTGCTGGCCCATCCAGATGCCCTGATTCTGAACCAGATTCAGGAAGCGATGCAGGGCGAGAAGAAGCCCTATTTCACAGCGGCTCTCTACTACTACCACTCCAACCAACCCAACCTCACGCCCGCCGTCGGCTGGCTCGATGCGTTCCTCAAAGCGCACTTGGATAGTGCCAGTGACCAATATGAAGGCTATTACTGGAAAGCCAAACTGCTACAGAAGCAAGGCAAAAAGCAAGAAGCGGTGGCGGCGGCCCGGCAGTCGCTACAGTGGATCAAAGCCGATAAAAACGAAGTGGCCAAAGCCGAGTATACGCTGCTCAACCAACAGTTACTGAGCGAAGTCGGCGCCAAACTATAA